In Brevibacterium zhoupengii, the following are encoded in one genomic region:
- a CDS encoding MurR/RpiR family transcriptional regulator codes for MNTEDTLNEHGSYHSPVHDALDHEIDNLRLTKESISEIEADAAIEALISARRTLVLGFGSYAGPAGLLAHLGTTMGYSIAHEPRGSVHLASALNTMGPDDLLVIVNMWRTNKTSTLAAEAVRELGAKVLAITDMRESLISEAADHLLVVPSEGISFFQSVTAATSVIYGLLAGMETANTERSRQSLRGIQKMWKELEIYSD; via the coding sequence TTGAACACCGAAGACACCTTGAACGAGCATGGGAGCTACCACTCGCCTGTGCACGACGCACTCGACCACGAAATCGACAATCTCCGATTGACGAAAGAATCGATCTCGGAAATAGAAGCCGACGCGGCGATTGAGGCCCTAATCTCAGCGAGACGCACTCTCGTTCTGGGGTTTGGGTCGTATGCGGGCCCCGCAGGTTTGCTCGCTCATCTTGGTACCACGATGGGATACTCGATTGCTCATGAGCCCCGCGGGAGTGTCCACCTTGCCAGTGCTTTGAACACGATGGGGCCCGACGACTTGCTCGTGATTGTCAACATGTGGCGAACAAATAAGACTTCTACTCTCGCAGCCGAGGCAGTTCGGGAGTTAGGCGCGAAAGTTTTGGCCATCACCGACATGAGGGAAAGCCTTATTTCGGAGGCCGCTGACCACCTACTTGTCGTCCCATCCGAGGGCATCTCGTTCTTCCAGTCAGTTACCGCGGCAACATCGGTGATATACGGCCTTTTGGCAGGTATGGAAACGGCGAACACCGAGAGAAGCCGCCAGTCGCTTCGTGGAATTCAGAAGATGTGGAAGGAACTCGAGATTTACAGTGACTAG